A portion of the Pleuronectes platessa chromosome 15, fPlePla1.1, whole genome shotgun sequence genome contains these proteins:
- the tmprss2 gene encoding transmembrane protease serine 2 isoform X2 gives MSNNQGIAPVYDNRGFQHEESRPPPYSPQNAMYPALPQQTPSYVATTLGPSINTHHTVPPEMIHNTGQRKGPKRCNSRRILCVSLCVVLVMAVVGILLWYFLYYQCLLGKSCRSGGKCLSSSQWCDGVGDCPNGEDESQCFRLHGTNFILESYSPGNQMWMPVCAEKWNDDYGKTVCEQMGYMRKDYVTSSQTSAGSLASKGYMKLKPESTYKSNIQSQLMYSQSCSTRAIKLNCIACGVSEAAPNTRIVGGTEAVNGAWPWQVSLQNNGQHFCGGSIISPYWILSAAHCFQDRYSNPGSWRVCSGDVDLNRMSSGIAVDKIINHENYNGDTHDNDIALLKLNTPLTFTSRVKPVCLPNFGLDISPGYPAWITGWGALRSSGPSPNMLNQAQITIYSRDECNIPQVLDGQVTQTMICAGKLQGGVDSCQGDSGGPLVVKEGNVWWLAGDTSWGIGCAWKNKPGVYGNVTYFADWVHGEMQEN, from the exons ATGAGTAATAATCAG GGAATAGCTCCCGTCTACGACAACAGAGGGTTCCAGCATGAAGAAAGTAGACCCCCTCCATACAGCCCACAGAATGCGATGTACCCTGCCCTCCCACAACAGACCCCCAGCTATGTCGCCACAACTCTTGGACCCTCCATCAACACCCACCACACTGTCCCACCTGAAATGATTCATAACACAGGACAAAGGAAAG GGCCAAAGAGATGTAACAGCAGACgtatcctgtgtgtgtctctgtgtgtggttCTCGTCATGGCAGTGGTCGGCATCTTGCTCTGGTACTTCT tATACTACCAGTGTTTGCTGGGGAAGTCCTGCAGAAGCGGTGGGAAGTGTCTGAGCTCGTCGCAGTGGTGCGATGGTGTCGGGGACTGTCCAAACGGAGAGGATGAATCTCAGTGCT TTCGTCTTCATGGGACCAACTTCATACTGGAGAGTTACTCACCAGGCAACCAGATGTGGATGCCCGTGTGCGCCGAGAAGTGGAACGACGACTATGGGAAGACTGTGTGCGAGCAGATGGGCTACATGAG GAAGGATTATGTGACCTCAAGCCAAACCAGTGCAGGTTCTTTGGCCTCTAAAGGATACATGAAGCTGAAGCCTGAGAGTACCTATAAATCAAATATACAATCACAGCTCATGTACAG CCAAAGTTGCTCCACCAGAGCGATCAAACTTAATTGTATAG CTTGTGGAGTGAGCGAAGCAGCCCCCAATACTCGTATCGTAGGTGGTACGGAGGCTGTGAATGGAGCGTGGCCGTGGCAGGTCAGCCTCCAGAATAATGGTCAACACTTCTGTGGAGGTTCCATCATCAGCCCTTACTGGATCCTGTCTGCTGCACACTGCTTCCAAGA CCGGTACTCCAATCCTGGCAGCTGGAGGGTTTGCTCTGGTGACGTGGACCTGAATAGAATGAGCTCTGGGATAGCTGTTGACAAAATCATTAATCATGAAAATTACAACGGAGACACTCATGACAATGACATCGCCCTACTAAAGCTCAACACACCTCTGACTTTTACAA GCAGAGTGAAGCCAGTGTGTCTCCCCAACTTTGGACTGGATATCTCCCCTGGATATCCAGCCTGGATCACAGGATGGGGAGCATTGCGCTCGTCTG GACCCTCCCCAAATATGCTAAACCAGGCCCAGATCACCATTTACAGCAGAGACGAGTGTAACATTCCTCAGGTGTTAGATGGACAAGTGACTCAGACCATGATCTGTGCTGGGAAACTGCAGGGAGGAGTCGACTCGTGTcag GGTGACAGTGGAGGACCTCTGGTGGTAAAAGAGGGAAATGTATGGTGGCTGGCAGGGGACACTAGCTGGGGGATTGGATGTGCTTGGAAGAACAAGCCAGGAGTGTATGGCAACGTAACCTACTTCGCTGACTGGGTACATGGAGAAATGCAG GAAAACTGA
- the tmprss2 gene encoding transmembrane protease serine 2 isoform X1 has translation MSNNQGIAPVYDNRGFQHEESRPPPYSPQNAMYPALPQQTPSYVATTLGPSINTHHTVPPEMIHNTGQRKGPKRCNSRRILCVSLCVVLVMAVVGILLWYFLYYQCLLGKSCRSGGKCLSSSQWCDGVGDCPNGEDESQCFRLHGTNFILESYSPGNQMWMPVCAEKWNDDYGKTVCEQMGYMRKDYVTSSQTSAGSLASKGYMKLKPESTYKSNIQSQLMYSQSCSTRAIKLNCIACGVSEAAPNTRIVGGTEAVNGAWPWQVSLQNNGQHFCGGSIISPYWILSAAHCFQDRYSNPGSWRVCSGDVDLNRMSSGIAVDKIINHENYNGDTHDNDIALLKLNTPLTFTSRVKPVCLPNFGLDISPGYPAWITGWGALRSSGPSPNMLNQAQITIYSRDECNIPQVLDGQVTQTMICAGKLQGGVDSCQGDSGGPLVVKEGNVWWLAGDTSWGIGCAWKNKPGVYGNVTYFADWVHGEMQQEN, from the exons ATGAGTAATAATCAG GGAATAGCTCCCGTCTACGACAACAGAGGGTTCCAGCATGAAGAAAGTAGACCCCCTCCATACAGCCCACAGAATGCGATGTACCCTGCCCTCCCACAACAGACCCCCAGCTATGTCGCCACAACTCTTGGACCCTCCATCAACACCCACCACACTGTCCCACCTGAAATGATTCATAACACAGGACAAAGGAAAG GGCCAAAGAGATGTAACAGCAGACgtatcctgtgtgtgtctctgtgtgtggttCTCGTCATGGCAGTGGTCGGCATCTTGCTCTGGTACTTCT tATACTACCAGTGTTTGCTGGGGAAGTCCTGCAGAAGCGGTGGGAAGTGTCTGAGCTCGTCGCAGTGGTGCGATGGTGTCGGGGACTGTCCAAACGGAGAGGATGAATCTCAGTGCT TTCGTCTTCATGGGACCAACTTCATACTGGAGAGTTACTCACCAGGCAACCAGATGTGGATGCCCGTGTGCGCCGAGAAGTGGAACGACGACTATGGGAAGACTGTGTGCGAGCAGATGGGCTACATGAG GAAGGATTATGTGACCTCAAGCCAAACCAGTGCAGGTTCTTTGGCCTCTAAAGGATACATGAAGCTGAAGCCTGAGAGTACCTATAAATCAAATATACAATCACAGCTCATGTACAG CCAAAGTTGCTCCACCAGAGCGATCAAACTTAATTGTATAG CTTGTGGAGTGAGCGAAGCAGCCCCCAATACTCGTATCGTAGGTGGTACGGAGGCTGTGAATGGAGCGTGGCCGTGGCAGGTCAGCCTCCAGAATAATGGTCAACACTTCTGTGGAGGTTCCATCATCAGCCCTTACTGGATCCTGTCTGCTGCACACTGCTTCCAAGA CCGGTACTCCAATCCTGGCAGCTGGAGGGTTTGCTCTGGTGACGTGGACCTGAATAGAATGAGCTCTGGGATAGCTGTTGACAAAATCATTAATCATGAAAATTACAACGGAGACACTCATGACAATGACATCGCCCTACTAAAGCTCAACACACCTCTGACTTTTACAA GCAGAGTGAAGCCAGTGTGTCTCCCCAACTTTGGACTGGATATCTCCCCTGGATATCCAGCCTGGATCACAGGATGGGGAGCATTGCGCTCGTCTG GACCCTCCCCAAATATGCTAAACCAGGCCCAGATCACCATTTACAGCAGAGACGAGTGTAACATTCCTCAGGTGTTAGATGGACAAGTGACTCAGACCATGATCTGTGCTGGGAAACTGCAGGGAGGAGTCGACTCGTGTcag GGTGACAGTGGAGGACCTCTGGTGGTAAAAGAGGGAAATGTATGGTGGCTGGCAGGGGACACTAGCTGGGGGATTGGATGTGCTTGGAAGAACAAGCCAGGAGTGTATGGCAACGTAACCTACTTCGCTGACTGGGTACATGGAGAAATGCAG CAGGAAAACTGA